The genomic window CGTAATATGGCGCGTGCTGTTGCGAAAATATTTGTTGCTGAAAGAGAAAAATTGGGCTATCCATTACTGAATAAAGAGCATGCTGAGAAGGGAGCTGAATAGACATGGCGAATAATTTATTATTGGAAATCGGGTTGGAAGAACTACCAGCTCATGTGGTAACACCCAGTCGTTTGCAGCTAGAAGAAAAAGTCGTTAAATTTTTAGATGAGCATAACCTTGGCTATGAGTCTGTTCAGACATTCTCAACACCAAGACGTCTGGCCATTTATATTACGAATATTCCTGAAAAACAGGAAGATACACAGGAAGAAGTGAAGGGACCTGCAAAGAAAATTGCACAGGATGATGCTGGGAACTGGTCTAAGGCCGCAGAGGGCTTTGTGCGTGGTCAAGGACTGACGACTGATGCAATCACATTCAGAGAGCTGAACGGTGTGGAGTACGTCTATGTAACGAAATATGTGCATGGAAAAGAATCGAAAGAGGTTCTTAAAGGACTAAAGGAAGTTATTTTAAGTCTGACCTTCCCGGTAACGATGCATTGGGCAGATTACGATTTTGAATATATTCGTCCGATTCATTGGATCGTTGCGTTATTGGATGATGAAGTGATTCCTTTTGAGATTTTAGATGTGAAAACAGGAAACTATTCTCGCGGCCATCGTTTCTTAGGTGATGATACAACAATTGCTCATGCAGACGAATACGAAGAAAAGCTTATGGAGCAGTTTGTGGTTGCTGATCCTGTGAAGCGTCAAGAAATGATTGTTGAGCAAGCAGAGGCTCTAGCTGAAAAAAATAGCTGGTCATTGGATTTGGATGCAAATCTGCTGGAAGAGGTCAATAACCTTGTAGAATACCCGACTGTGTTTATCGGTAACTTTGATGAAAAATACCTGTCTGTTCCAGATGAAGTACTAGTTACTTCTATGAAGGAGCATCAGCGTTACTTTGATGTTCGAAATGAGCGTGGCATGCTGCTTCCGCATTTTATTGCTGTCAGAAATGGCGACAATGTCCATTTGGAAAATGTCATCAAAGGGAACGAAAAGGTTTTGGTCGCTCGTTTGGAGGATGCAGAATTTTTCTTCAACGAAGATAAAAAATTATCGATCGATGCGTGTGTGAATAAGCTGAAAAATGTGACATTCCATGAAAAAATCGGTTCGATTTATGAAAAAATGCAACGTGTATCTGTGATTGCAAGCATTATCGGAAAACAAGTAGGTTTGACGAACGAAGAGCTCACTGATTTAAACCGTGCGGCGCAA from Enterococcus sp. 9E7_DIV0242 includes these protein-coding regions:
- the glyS gene encoding glycine--tRNA ligase subunit beta, whose amino-acid sequence is MANNLLLEIGLEELPAHVVTPSRLQLEEKVVKFLDEHNLGYESVQTFSTPRRLAIYITNIPEKQEDTQEEVKGPAKKIAQDDAGNWSKAAEGFVRGQGLTTDAITFRELNGVEYVYVTKYVHGKESKEVLKGLKEVILSLTFPVTMHWADYDFEYIRPIHWIVALLDDEVIPFEILDVKTGNYSRGHRFLGDDTTIAHADEYEEKLMEQFVVADPVKRQEMIVEQAEALAEKNSWSLDLDANLLEEVNNLVEYPTVFIGNFDEKYLSVPDEVLVTSMKEHQRYFDVRNERGMLLPHFIAVRNGDNVHLENVIKGNEKVLVARLEDAEFFFNEDKKLSIDACVNKLKNVTFHEKIGSIYEKMQRVSVIASIIGKQVGLTNEELTDLNRAAQIYKFDLVTNMVGEFPELQGIMGEKYALLQGETPAVAQAIREHYMPISSEGELPESTIGSVLAIADKLDSVLTFFAVGMIPSGSNDPYALRRQTYGVIRIVEGKNWQFPLVELQKDIDEQINSDIDRFGIQLTSGQNEVIDFVKARLRQLLLTKNIRHDIIDAVISAEQRDMMKLFAAAMILREHLTDADFRPSVEALTRVLNLAKKSRDLFGEELTVKEQLFENDSEKALHKAVNEIEETFKNNTMTENYQALVGLKPLIEAYFDHTMVMVDDDQVKMNRLAELNRIARMVLSLASLDLLNVK